In a genomic window of Sulfurisphaera tokodaii str. 7:
- a CDS encoding DUF5591 domain-containing protein — protein MQCPPLYGERIIKREGEDPFKHPVVRKWYEILLNEWKSIKPYAVLLPCTSIKPYHLSRTHKLAYAIMRGFEEKVQFYSVSEPMLLVPREYEDCYPFNSYDYPPSMMTKEERVEFVELLAKVLINVRNMHTHIIGILPKHHYSVVKEASEIAGVNINLYPYGRLPFKTISEVLNNLKEMMKARHT, from the coding sequence ATGCAATGTCCTCCTCTCTACGGAGAAAGGATAATTAAAAGAGAAGGAGAAGATCCTTTTAAGCATCCAGTAGTTAGAAAATGGTACGAAATTCTTCTTAATGAATGGAAATCTATAAAACCTTACGCTGTTCTTCTTCCTTGTACCTCTATAAAGCCATATCACTTATCAAGAACACATAAGTTAGCTTATGCTATAATGAGAGGATTCGAGGAAAAAGTGCAGTTTTATTCTGTATCAGAACCTATGTTGTTAGTGCCAAGAGAATATGAGGACTGTTACCCGTTTAACTCTTACGATTATCCACCATCGATGATGACTAAGGAGGAAAGAGTGGAATTTGTTGAATTATTAGCAAAAGTTCTTATAAATGTTAGAAATATGCATACTCACATTATAGGGATATTGCCAAAACATCACTATAGTGTAGTAAAAGAAGCTTCAGAAATAGCGGGAGTTAATATTAACTTATATCCTTATGGAAGATTACCATTTAAAACTATTTCTGAAGTATTAAATAATTTGAAAGAAATGATGAAAGCCCGCCACACTTAA